The Drosophila sulfurigaster albostrigata strain 15112-1811.04 chromosome 3, ASM2355843v2, whole genome shotgun sequence genomic sequence AAAGAGGTTCGGGTGCCATTTTTAGTTTGGGTCGCCTCAAGCGCTGTTGCATAAACTTCATTTGTGCAAATCGATGTGTCTCCATTAGGTACACGTAACTATCGTTAAGAGAATTCAAATGTCGCTCAAGTGTTTCCTCAGGCGCAATAAACATACGCCTGGATAATTCCACGGGAATATTATCGACTTGCGAGAGTTCCTTCATCTGACTTTCAGAAATCATGATACTGATGTCGTTGGCCACAAATGACTCAATGTCGATAATTTCAGGCATACGATTGCCTGTGGTTAGTGTCGTGGCCAAGATGCAAGATAAAATTGTGGTTATATAGAGATTAAAGATCAATGTGCATATTGTCAGAATCTTTTCGGCTATACCCATACGATTAATGGTTCGACTTGGTATCGTCTGTCCCCAATAGACTTGAATTGACATGTAAATAAGATCCACAATCGGCTTGTGTGGATTTATCAATCGTTTGATTAGTATCacggcaataataataattatagagAATACACTTAAAGTGGGTTTCCTAAAGAAAACTGTGAAAAATTTTGATAGAGCCACCTGACGTTCAAAGGGTACGactaaacaatattttgtagcTATCACCAGAGGACTAACTCCGGTGGAAACTTTCGTACTAGGCAGCATATTAGCACCAAAATCAATCATACTACCGCAAACTGTCAAATTGGTAAAATATTCGTCTCTTGACTGTGGAATGATCTGCAAAGTTCCGCCAATGAAGTGAACAAACTCGGCCAACAAAATCCCGGTTTCGCCTCCAAGGCTAACGTTTCCACTTCCAGTTAAATCACGATAATCGCCAGAGTttaactgaaaatgaaaattaaatacattttgtaggTATTAGGTTTTTAGTaaacaataatatatcaaCATCTTATAAATGAATGGGttcaaatatacatacttttttttcattaaaatatttaaatagaatttcataataattcatttaaaaaaatcttaatAGTTACATTTGCTgaaaagaataagaataaaataataatagtaaaaagtAAGTAAAGTGTGTAAAAGTATAGCCgtgttttatataaattttaggaatgtgtttttgttttaatactAATTTAGAACACTTTTTATTGGAGACCTACCACAAAAGCAAACGGCAAATTTTGATATACAGCAACCTTCAGCTGACGTTGATTTATCAATGATTGATGGTTTCTTCTAAGGCTGCTCGATATTTGTGTTACTCGATGTATAAGCATACCATCGTACATCTCATATGTCCACAGTTCCAGATCGTGAGTCTTGTTTTCGAAAGCTATCATCGTATTTTGAAAATCGTATTTCAAACACCAATGAAAAAATTCAGCTCTCCCATTTGTTGTGAGTGGTAAACCATCTGACGATTTGTATACGAATAGAATCGGAATCGTCGAGATTGAATTTTTACCCAATGCGTTTATAACCACATTGAGTATGGGATCTTGAATGCCAGTGAAGAGAACCAGGGCTAAGTTGTAAGTGGTAATAATATGATAAAGTGGACCAGTATCACAGCCAGCAACAATCACTGGACGGTCGAAAGTGTGCATGACACGGCGATGAAGAGATGTGGCAATTGCGCTTCCTTTAGCCTCATGTGAATGTCCCACGAATAACACAAAGTTGTTGAAATGCATAAAAGGTTGAAACATTGAAATTATGTGAATAACATTGTCAAATTCACATTCACTTTTATCGATAGGATTCAATGAATTGTGACCAAAATGAATTGTGGCCAAAATACAACAGCACCAGAGATAGGAGCCAACACTCGACATGGCTGCACTTTTTCAACTGCTGTCCTCGACATGCACAGGATACGTGTCCCTTTAAATCAACTTGTgcttcataaatttttattagtaGTTGCATTTAATGACTTTACACTTTACGATTATTGTAATTGGTATTTGAGGACATACGCAACTGTGATGTTCGCAGGAAAATAGGATAATTGAAGAAAATAGTATTTTGATCATTTTTAATGATCGGCTCTAATTGTAACGCCACTGTTTTGTGATTATTTGTCACATCTTGGCTAGCTGCGATATGTCTTGAAATACGTTCATCCTTTTGATTAGCAGtagaatttatttgctttaattcatACTCacaattttctaatttgttttattttcagttaaaTTCTTTTTACAATCTTCtaaaagttgttgtttgtgtaaaTCAATCTGAATTTGAATCTTTCATAATTATTGCTGATATTAGTCTTTGCAAGAAGGCAAGAActtagtttttttatttcaacaattaATCGATCGAACTCCGCGGATTTACTCGCTAATTCGGCCTTGCATTTCTTATTGCTCTCAGTTAAAAGACTATCTATTCCAATTGCTTTATCAATGCTACATTCATTTCCTGCTAAATTAACTTTTCTCTTAAGTGCTTGACGATTCCAccgtttgctttgcttgcttgtAGCTCATCGATCATAAAAGTTGCAGGTGAAGAGAACTGTTGTGCTAAAAGTATCacaactaaatttattataaaaagtCTCATTTTGATTTGACAACTGCACTCCATGAAGTATATAAGAGAactaattttgaataaaattgcatttaaatatgcgCATTTTCAGATCAGGTGACTCAAAAGTATCAATTGCATAATCAGCTCTGATACCTATTCA encodes the following:
- the LOC133843244 gene encoding uncharacterized protein LOC133843244 — its product is MSSVGSYLWCCCILATIHFGHNSLNPIDKSECEFDNVIHIISMFQPFMHFNNFVLFVGHSHEAKGSAIATSLHRRVMHTFDRPVIVAGCDTGPLYHIITTYNLALVLFTGIQDPILNVVINALGKNSISTIPILFVYKSSDGLPLTTNGRAEFFHWCLKYDFQNTMIAFENKTHDLELWTYEMYDGMLIHRVTQISSSLRRNHQSLINQRQLKVAVYQNLPFAFVLNSGDYRDLTGSGNVSLGGETGILLAEFVHFIGGTLQIIPQSRDEYFTNLTVCGSMIDFGANMLPSTKVSTGVSPLVIATKYCLVVPFERQVALSKFFTVFFRKPTLSVFSIIIIIAVILIKRLINPHKPIVDLIYMSIQVYWGQTIPSRTINRMGIAEKILTICTLIFNLYITTILSCILATTLTTGNRMPEIIDIESFVANDISIMISESQMKELSQVDNIPVELSRRMFIAPEETLERHLNSLNDSYVYLMETHRFAQMKFMQQRLRRPKLKMAPEPLCTLDVYLRLPIRQELGFLLVLTRFVEDATESGLRVKWMQMGLEQLKQANMIRQAPYDPPLLRGLSLSFFTFGFQIYAAGIILSLIVMLIECIYGYWLKRSNNYNNVIIV